The Acidobacteriota bacterium genome segment AACTTCGGCGCGCATTGAATTGAAAGGTCGCAACGTGAAAAGCAAATCCATCAACAAGGATGCTAAATCAGGCAAAGCGAAACTGAGCAAGAAAGATTTATCTTCCAAATCAAACAAACGTCGCCGCTAAAACTCAACTCATCAATTCATTGAGAAAAGCCCGGTTGCTCAATCAAAAGCGACCGGGCTTTTTTCTTGGTCTCATCAATCGGTTGGTACGCTGAAACGCATTTGACAAAACGGGCATTCAAGAAGGGTTTGTGTACCGCCAATCGGAAAAACCGGCAGGATGAAAAACAGGGTGAGAAAATTTCTCCCCGATTTGACGTTGAATTTCGCTGTGCTGCCGCAATTGGGACAGGTCTTTAAATCCTCGGTTTTGCCTTTATCCCGAAAAATATATTTGGTTCCGACGATAAAAATAAACATCATTTTTATTAGTCGCTGAACCACGGCGGTTTGTCAAACGACTAATAACCCATAATCTCGAACACGGTTTTGTAGCTGCGATGATGAAACACCCGCGGCGCATTTTCCAGCACCTCTTCGAGCGTGGTTAATCCTTTTAATGCTTTAATCATTCCGTCTTCCTGCATGGTGACGAGGTCGCAGGAATCCAGACTGATTTGGCGGATTTGTTGCGCCGTCTGTTTCTGTAAAATCGCATCGCGAACTTCGGCATTTGGAACCAGCAGTTCATAAATACCCACCCGCCCTTTGTAACCGGTAAAATTGCAGGTCGAACAGCCTTTTCCATGAACCAGTTTGAAATTCAATAAATCGGTTTTGGTCAGACCGAATCGCTTGAGCAATCGTTCTTCGGGTTGATATTCAACCTGACAGTTCGGGCATACTTTGCGCACTAAGCGTTGCGCGAGAATCGAACTGATGGTCGAAGCAATCAACGAAGTTTCAATCTCCATATTGATTAAGCGAACCAGCGCGCCGACGGAATCTTCGGTATGAAAAGTCGCGAAAACTTTATGCCCGGTGAGCGCCGATTGGACGGCAACATCGGCAGAAAATCTATCGCGGATTTCACCAATGACGATAATGTCAGGGTCTTGGCGGACAATTGAGCGCAGCGTTTCATGAAAAGTTAGACCGATTTTTTCGTTGATTGAACATTGCGAAATGCCGTCGATGACATATTCGACAGGGTCTTCACAGGTGATGATTTTAACGGTCGGGTCATTGCAATAATCGACAGAGCTATAAAGCGTCGTGGTTTTGCCCGAACCCGTCGGCCCGGTTATCAAGGTGATGCCCGAAGGAATATCCAGCACATCTTCGGTAAATTTCTTGAGCGTATTCGGCGCAAACCCCAAGTCTTTTATGCTGATGAGCGAGGCTTTATTCAAAATCCTCAGCACCACATTTTCGCCAAATACGGTTGCATAAAATGAGGCGCGAATATCGATTTCGGTCTTATCGGTTTTAATAAAAATCCTGCCGTCCTGATGTTTGCGACGCTCTGCGATATCGGCTTCGGCAAGCAATTTGATTCGGGAAATAATTCGCGGCGTGTAATCGCGCGGGAAATCCAACTTATGAACCAGGACGCCATCCAATCGGTAACGCATTCGCAGTTTATTCGCCATCGGTTCAAGATGGACATCGGATGCGCCCTCATCAATCGCTGTGCGAATCAACTGGTCAACCATCTGGACGACGCGGTCTTCCGCTTGAGTCGTCGTCTGTGGCGCAGGAGTTTCAAGCGAATGATATTTTACCTTTTGATAATCGGCATACCCGGAATCTTTGCCTTGAAGCATCGCGTCAACGATGTCAAAGGTCTGGGTAATGGCGGCGCTGGTTGCCATTGCCAGTTTGACGCGGCACATAAACAAGCGGGCGATTTCTTCGATGAAAGCGGTGTTGGTGGGGTCAGCGACCAAAAGGAGTAACTGACTATTTTCGATTTTTACCGGCAGCGCGATTTGCCGACGCAGGTATTTGAGGGAAACTTTGCGAACCAACTCCAGATCGATTTCGGTGATGTCGGGTTCGAGCATCTTGAGCGAGAATTTTTCGCAAAGCGCTTCAATGACGTGGCGCTCTTCGATGACCCCCATTTCAACGAGGATTTCACCGATGCGTTTGGCGCGCGGCGTGGCTTTTCGCTGCGCCTCCAGGGCTTTTTGAACCTCTTCTTCGGTAACTAAATTTCGGGCAACGAGAATTTCACCGACCCGTTGTTTCATTTTCTGGCGACGCACAAAATCATCAAGCTTCTGGGGGTTGACCCAGTTCATATCGATTAAAACTTCTTTGAGAGTTTTTTCTCCTCCGAGGTGCTCGGAAATATTTTTGGCTCTGGATAATTGTTCTTTAGTTAAAATGCCTTCACTGATTAAAGCGAATTCAACGCGCTCATCAATGGTATGGGTATGAAGCATGGAAGCCTCCTGCTGAGAAACGTATAAAGACATTCAGTCATTGATTCTGAAAAATACGGATGCTTTTCAGATTCATCGTTATCGTCCTGATGTTAAAAACAGGTCAGGACTTTTCGGGGTAGGAGCAACACAACACAGTTGATTTCGGATTTGCGGGGGAAGCCGAAATTGTCAATCTCGATTTGAAGCGACTGTGAGAAAATGATAAACCATCACTTTTGGAAAAGCACTAGTAATTTATTGAGGCGAATGTGAAACCAATTTTACTGGGAATCGTGTTGGGATTAATGGTTTCCGGGCAAACGATGATGAAAAACGACCGTTCGCGAGCCAGAGATTTGGGACTAAGAATCGGCGTTTTGCCGACAGGAACTTTGAATGCCATTACCGATGTCGCGGGGGTGCGCGTCGGGCACACCACTTTGATTCGCGGCGATAACCTTCGCACAGGAGTGACGGCGATTTTACCGCATGGCGGAAATCTCTTTCGCGAAAAGGTTCCCGGCGCAGTCTTCATCGGCAATGCCTTCGGCAAACTTGCGGGTTCAACTCAAGTCAATGAACTCGGTGAAATCGAAACGCCCATCCTGCTCACTTCAACTTTGAATGTTCCGCGCGTCGCCGATGCGGTGATTGATTATATGCTGGCGCTTGATGGCAACACCGATGTGCAATCGATTAATCCTTTGGTAGGCGAAACCAATGATGGCGGTTTGAATGACATTCGCTCACGCCCGGTGACCAAAGAAGATGTTTTGAATGCGATTAATAATGCCAAAGCCGGCGAGGTCGAAGAAGGCGCAGTCGGCGCGGGAACCGGAACCATCGCATTCGGGTTTAAAGGCGGCATCGGTACGTCATCGAGAAAGTTGTCCGCGAGTTTAGGCGGGTTTACGGTTGGCGTTCTGGTGCAATCCAATTTCGGCGGCATCCTCACCATCAACGGCGCGCCGGTCGGACGTGAACTTGGAAAGTATTATTTGAAGGATGAGATTGAAAAGCGCGAAAGCGAAAAGAAAACCACGCAAAATCAACCTTCTTCAACTCAATCTCAAATCGCTTCAAATCAACCGGACAAAAACTCGAATGCCCAAAATCAGTCAACCGTTCAATCGGAACAATCCTTTGAGCAAAACCCGGATGGTTCAATCATCATCGTCATTGCCACAGATGCGCCGCTTGATGAAAGAAATTTGCGCAGACTTGCCGCCCGTTCGATGATGGGGCTGGCGCGCGCGGGGTCGTCAGCTTCAAACGGCAGCGGTGATTATGCGATTGCTTTTTCTACTGCAACGGAGGTTCGCATACGACCGGGAGCCAATGCGCTTCGTGAATTAAAAGTTCTATCGAATAATGCGATGTCGCCGTTGTTTGAAGCGGTCATCGAAGCCACCGAAGAAGCGATTTATAATTCGCTGTTTCGCGCGGTGACGATGGAAGGACGCGGGCGTAAAATCGAAGCCTTACCGATTGATAAAACCGTAGAGATTCTGCGAAAGTACAACGCTCTGAGCGATGCGAAAAAGCGTTAAAGCGATTGGCGTGGAATTCGCGTCATTGGTGTAACTGGTGTTTCAACTTTTAAAGGAGAGAAAATAATGAGCAGCGCAGCAACCAATGTAGGTACGGAAGTCGGCAAACTGGCACCGGATTTTGAATTGCCGGATGCAAATGGAAAAACCTGGCGGTTATCGAATAGGCGCGGCAAAGTGGTCGCGCTGGTCTTTTATCCGAAAGACGAAACGCCGGTCTGCACCAAACAGATGTGCAGTATGCGCGATAACTGGGATGCCTATGAAGCGACCGGCGCAGAGGTCGTGGCGATTTCCGTGGGAACCGTCGAACAGCACAAAAAATTCGCCGAGCATTACAATCTGCCGCAAACTTTGCTCGCGGATGAAAATGGCGAAGTGACGAAACTCCTGAAGGTGCAATCGCTGTTTGGCGGCTCGCAACGCGCCGTCATGGTCATTGATAAACAGGGTGTGATTGCGTATCGCAAATCGGTGTTGCCAGTGTTTCGCCCGACCGATGATGATGTCTTGAACGCGATTCGCAACGCGCAGAATTAAATTAATACCTAAGAGCACTGGAAGCGACTTGAACTAAAGATAACACTGTCAAGCCTCTGGTTCTTGTTTTGCTTTGAGATTTTATCTGCGTAACTAACCCGTGGGTTATTAGAGGTTCTTTTTGTGGCTGAGTCATGCCCAGTGGAAAAATGATACGATGACGAAAAAGCGCAAATCACGGGCACTTTGAGGCAAAACTTGGATTTTCGATTAATTCGGACGCAGAAAGCTAAATTTCCAGCATTATTTGTGGCGCTCGATTGCGAAAATGCCAGAAAAAAGGCTTTTCCCAGACTATCGCTCACAAAGGCTTCAAAAACTACTGGGCATGACTCAGTTTTTGTGGTTGTTGCTCTTCCTCACCGTTACTGTATACTTAGTAACCCAAGTGATAAAAATTCCAACTATAAATAGAATAACCCCTGGTGGCGCATCTGAAATATTGCTCTCTATCCCGAGAACTTTAGCTGTCCAGGAACTAGATCCGGCAATCCCGTTTGTTAGTAGTCCCAGTCCACCTAGTACACATAACCCTCCAATTAAGAGTCCCAATATTGAGTATATAGACTGAAAAAATACGGCTATTCCCCCTACCACACTTCCATCGGGGATATCCACTTCTTCAGGTCCTAGTCCATTTTTTTTTTGCATAAGAGGGTCTCCTTTAATCAATTTATTTTATATAAAACGGATGCGAGTGATTTTGTTCTTTGAATCCAGAATAACTTCAACTTCAAATGCGCGTAATATATCTCTCCCATATAAGACTTGGCGCTCTGGGTTTCTCTCCTTAAATGCGCTTGCTTCCCAACCATCAACTACAGCTACTGGAATTTCCCTAGTTTGTTCTATTCCATCTATATCAGAAAGGGTTAAACTTGCTTTGACAGTTGAAAAGTCAAATTCGCTTCCCAGAATATAGCCTTTTCGACAGTTTCTAAAAAAACGTAGAAATCCTCTTTGTACAATTTTGTCAGAGACATAGGTCAACGGAGACCCCGTATCCAAATCATCTGGGATTTCTATGTCATTAATTTTTGCCTTAATTCGTGGATAGAAATCATTTTTTAAGGGCGTTTCATGCCAATTTTCACCAACGGTAAAAATATTTTCTGGTAGAAAAATATCACTATAGGCAAATGGTATTCGATTATATTTAATCCCTAAATCATAAAGTTTCTGTTCATTAGGAAAATCGAAGAGATCGTTAGACCCATCTACAATTTCTTCTTCACAAACTACACACCAAGAGAAACTTTTTCTTTTCATTTCGATCTCTATCCAATGTCCATGTTTTTGCCAATGTACTCTTACTGAGCTTAAATACTTTTCAGGATTTTCTAAATATTTTTTAAATTGAATAATCTCTGGCTTAAAATCTTTAACTTTCAAATACTCCTTGCCAATTTCATAAATGGAAGTAAAAAATTTGTTTTTATACAGTGGGCGATCAAAGATATCCCGATCCTGTTTGATTATTGCTAAACTCTGCTCAAGGTGTCGTGCGTATCTTGGATCGCCTAACCAAGCACTATATACAAATGTAGGTAGGTCTTTACGTCTTTGATTTACCTCTAAAAGAAATTTTGCTCCATTCGCCACACCTCCCATAAGGCAGTCGGCTATGAAAACTGCATAACTCCCGGTTCTCAGCTTATTGCGTGCTTCCTCTATCGAACAGGCTATATCCAAGTCGAGCTTAATGTTGCTTGGTTCTGAATTTAGCATAAGAATATATTTTTCTATTTCACCCGGTTCATCATCCATCCATAAAATTGGAATTGAAGCAGCCTGTATAGCTGGCTTAATTGCACTCATTTTACTTTCTCCTTCAAAGGAAATATGATTTCTACGATTGTTCCCTTCCCGGGGTAGAAAGACTTATGTATATAGATATTTCCCCCAAACTGCTGAATAATTTGTTTTGCAAAATAAAGCCCTAATCCTGTTCCCTCTTCTCCACGAGTTGTGAAAAAACGATCAAAAACTTTGGGGATATTCTCTTTCTTAATTCCTATCCCTGAATCTTCAATAACTATTTTTACAGAGTTTTTTTCTGGTAGTTCTCTAACTGCAATTAAGATTCTTTTTTTTGAGCTAAACTTATTTTCTTTTATTGCCCAAATTGAATTGTTAAGAACATTTATCAGGCTCTCTTTAACCAGATCAATATCAAGGTGTACTTTATAATCCTTATTTGTAAGGGTGTGATCAATGACTATGGTATTTTCTCCATGAGTTTCTTTCGTATTTATTCTTTCATAGGCATAATCTAAACTTGGTCTTACGATCATCTCAACCAAATAACAATCTTTTGGCTCTGGGTTTAAATTTCTTCCTCTTTTTTGGGCTTGGCGAATCATCGCAACAGACTTTTTGGCAAAATTACGACATTGTTGCAGGAGTTTTGATACTTCTACTCCCTTTGCTCCAAGACCTGAAGAAAGTGTTTCAGCATCAAGTAAATCAGCTCCAATTCGAGTAACATAGTTTTGAACTTGATGAAATATACCAAGAGATGTTTCCCGGTAATATAACAATGCTTCTTCCTGAGCAAATATGGCTTCTATAGCTTGCGTTCTTTCAATTCTGAATTTGAGTTCTGAAATGGAAGTAATATTATATAGAATAGTGACAATTGGTTCGGCAAAGGTGCCCAAAGATTTAAGGTGTCTTATATTGAAGGAGTTGCTTTTCTCAAAATCTGATACTTTTAGTGCGCCAATAATTTTATCATCATGGTGTAGCGGAAAATAAATTAAACTGAGTTCTCGTTCAACTGCTTTTGGAGAAAGGACAAAAGGAATACGTACTTTTTTTCCAATACTATTTTTAATATTCTTGGGGTTAAATTCTAATCCTATTCCGAAGCCAGGTGTTCCGTCTCGAAAGGTTCTTGTTAATAAAAGAGCTTTATTTTTTGTGATGCAATAGTCAACAAACCCTCCAGCAGGTACAAAATCGTGTTTTACCTGTGAATTTGCTATGTAGGTTTTCTCAAATTTAAAGTTATCAATTTCTTGAGGAAGAATTTCAATTATTGAAACACTACTAGCATTGAAATAATCTTGTAGATGTTTTAATGCATCTCCGAGAGCATTCTTTTTTTCTCCAGTA includes the following:
- a CDS encoding P1 family peptidase — protein: MVSGQTMMKNDRSRARDLGLRIGVLPTGTLNAITDVAGVRVGHTTLIRGDNLRTGVTAILPHGGNLFREKVPGAVFIGNAFGKLAGSTQVNELGEIETPILLTSTLNVPRVADAVIDYMLALDGNTDVQSINPLVGETNDGGLNDIRSRPVTKEDVLNAINNAKAGEVEEGAVGAGTGTIAFGFKGGIGTSSRKLSASLGGFTVGVLVQSNFGGILTINGAPVGRELGKYYLKDEIEKRESEKKTTQNQPSSTQSQIASNQPDKNSNAQNQSTVQSEQSFEQNPDGSIIIVIATDAPLDERNLRRLAARSMMGLARAGSSASNGSGDYAIAFSTATEVRIRPGANALRELKVLSNNAMSPLFEAVIEATEEAIYNSLFRAVTMEGRGRKIEALPIDKTVEILRKYNALSDAKKR
- a CDS encoding zinc-ribbon domain-containing protein, with translation MMFIFIVGTKYIFRDKGKTEDLKTCPNCGSTAKFNVKSGRNFLTLFFILPVFPIGGTQTLLECPFCQMRFSVPTD
- a CDS encoding ATPase, T2SS/T4P/T4SS family, with the protein product MLHTHTIDERVEFALISEGILTKEQLSRAKNISEHLGGEKTLKEVLIDMNWVNPQKLDDFVRRQKMKQRVGEILVARNLVTEEEVQKALEAQRKATPRAKRIGEILVEMGVIEERHVIEALCEKFSLKMLEPDITEIDLELVRKVSLKYLRRQIALPVKIENSQLLLLVADPTNTAFIEEIARLFMCRVKLAMATSAAITQTFDIVDAMLQGKDSGYADYQKVKYHSLETPAPQTTTQAEDRVVQMVDQLIRTAIDEGASDVHLEPMANKLRMRYRLDGVLVHKLDFPRDYTPRIISRIKLLAEADIAERRKHQDGRIFIKTDKTEIDIRASFYATVFGENVVLRILNKASLISIKDLGFAPNTLKKFTEDVLDIPSGITLITGPTGSGKTTTLYSSVDYCNDPTVKIITCEDPVEYVIDGISQCSINEKIGLTFHETLRSIVRQDPDIIVIGEIRDRFSADVAVQSALTGHKVFATFHTEDSVGALVRLINMEIETSLIASTISSILAQRLVRKVCPNCQVEYQPEERLLKRFGLTKTDLLNFKLVHGKGCSTCNFTGYKGRVGIYELLVPNAEVRDAILQKQTAQQIRQISLDSCDLVTMQEDGMIKALKGLTTLEEVLENAPRVFHHRSYKTVFEIMGY
- a CDS encoding sensor histidine kinase, encoding MVPKFKFGTNYKSEAISILIKKIFGTLDDYQILPSFKEIKNFVENAEYPIGKILIITSETLITSERLLLTLKEDLKFPTFHLIIIQTEISFDHNLFDDSSRVHLVDSTDNDMYVDLAHHLHGIKEALFHLWVEITVSYILNSYEEQYSSLVKSETQANNFISTIKQEVAAQAIQVFHLDRYENVFLPKEGFGVAPISVIPIDVAVSLFKFERDCLTYNSQSPESQQILAKFPPRQLHIIEIIVSTFLFEDEPCLIIYAFDKQNDPMFMWEICHIASREIFHLLRGNAIKSQYNTLKNLTMLQSLTGEKKNALGDALKHLQDYFNASSVSIIEILPQEIDNFKFEKTYIANSQVKHDFVPAGGFVDYCITKNKALLLTRTFRDGTPGFGIGLEFNPKNIKNSIGKKVRIPFVLSPKAVERELSLIYFPLHHDDKIIGALKVSDFEKSNSFNIRHLKSLGTFAEPIVTILYNITSISELKFRIERTQAIEAIFAQEEALLYYRETSLGIFHQVQNYVTRIGADLLDAETLSSGLGAKGVEVSKLLQQCRNFAKKSVAMIRQAQKRGRNLNPEPKDCYLVEMIVRPSLDYAYERINTKETHGENTIVIDHTLTNKDYKVHLDIDLVKESLINVLNNSIWAIKENKFSSKKRILIAVRELPEKNSVKIVIEDSGIGIKKENIPKVFDRFFTTRGEEGTGLGLYFAKQIIQQFGGNIYIHKSFYPGKGTIVEIIFPLKEKVK
- a CDS encoding peroxiredoxin is translated as MSSAATNVGTEVGKLAPDFELPDANGKTWRLSNRRGKVVALVFYPKDETPVCTKQMCSMRDNWDAYEATGAEVVAISVGTVEQHKKFAEHYNLPQTLLADENGEVTKLLKVQSLFGGSQRAVMVIDKQGVIAYRKSVLPVFRPTDDDVLNAIRNAQN